In a single window of the Rhizoctonia solani chromosome 16, complete sequence genome:
- a CDS encoding ATP-dependent RNA helicase SUB2, whose amino-acid sequence MSGVKWISPEPNAILVSGSKMVATWSTPARPVSSPSFQLCLVETDECGGTIWPKVKKLSGGRYTINLKIPQLSSDDGFFIRMVDDKGSMYDTPEFELQVSGASSSTLALNSSSQSSSSMLPDSLTSVRPDLAASGGASVEDGYQEASEPSSYGAASPGYNSSSSYSEGPGGRGKPQFHKGADKNPGKFYHPRVYHTLIRPADKGLRPGANETATTSASGNSTLASASGTTSGLIYTPSVTNNALIGSSNDNKPSTAAIVVPLAIFAVALAGLIFSLRQRSKTKKIRVQENRPALNQVVTKDSCTSNSSTSSSGSSRTDLERAMDFIAGIKVPHSPGLTPLPPSIESKRRERREIRMRQPNTSFRDETASEHMPALASSSAPKVDQCIRRNDQPLPPLPGIVQSDSEGLSQGKVYQMPVPVITEQPIRLSIHSLGPDYRSHTSLPQVASAPPATHSPENSSTVATRLTCFMQQHAHNIPSSMSQPAMVAPPPCHPTSLTSLLTANPGFPSFPVLPDSLRAALPQAPAVSAPEIVVHPVCSEYSEPNPESQLKSELTDQSPIRPRPAIPYSTRPQPKQPQVNVMSNPYDAIAKVLRTRDWNEHSISHLYLYRQEAFHFDIVYLGKNSSRISTSKRGAFKTKCHCQM is encoded by the exons ATGTCGGGAGTCAAATGGATTAGTCCAGAGCCCAACGCCATTTTAGTGTCTGGGAGTAAAATGGTTGCGACTTG GTCAACTCCTGCCAGGCCAGTTTCCTCCCCCTCATTTCAGTTATGTCTGGTCGAGACCGATGAGTGCGGTGGCACCATATGGCCAAAAGTCAAGAAGCTATCTGGTGGCCGATACACGATCAATTT GAAAATACCCCAGCTAAGCTCTGATGACGGTTTCTTCATCCGGATGGTCGATGACAAGGGCTCCATGTACGATACCCCTGAGTTCGAGCTCCAAG TTAGTGGAGCTTCAAGTTCTACTTTGGCGTTAAACTCGAGCTCACAGAGTTCTTCGTCAATGCTACCCGATTCTTTGACTTCGGTTCGACCAGACTTAGCCGCATCAGGTGGTGCTTCGGTCGAGGATGGTTATCAAGAGGCCAGTGAGCCCAGCTCATATGGCGCGGCAAGCCCCGGTTATAATTCGTCTTCATCATACTCAGAAGGCCCGGGAGGGCGTGGTAAACCACAGTTTCATAAAGGGGCCGATAAGAATCCAGGCAAGTTTTATCATCCCAGAGTTTATCATACGCTTATTAGGCCCGCAGACAAAGGTTTGAGACCCGGGGCAAACGAAACAGCAACTACGAGTGCATCAGGCAATTCAACCCTGGCTTCTGCTAGTGGCACCACCTCTGGCTTGATTTACACCCCTTCAGTCACTAATAATGCTCTCATCGGCAGTTCTAACGACAATAAACCTTCAACTGCGGCTATTGTAGTTCCATTGGCGATATTCGCTGTTGCTCTAGCTGGGTTGATCTTCAGTCTTAGACAGAGGTCCAAAACGAAGAAGATTCGAGTTCAAGAGAATAGGCCAGCACTAAATCAGGTCGTCACCAAGGACTCATGCACCAGTAATTCAAGTACCAGCAGCTCAGGATCTTCTCGAACCGATTTAGAACGAGCAATGGATTTCATCGCTGGGATCAAGGTGCCTCACTCCCCCGGGCTTACGCCTCTTCCTCCAAGCATCGAATCCAAGAGACGTGAAAGGCGCGAAATCAGGATGAGACAACCTAACACATCATTCCGAGATGAAACAGCCTCCGAGCATATGCCGGCGCTGGCCAGTTCGAGTGCACCAAAAGTGGATCAATGTATCCGGCGAAATGACCAACCTCTCCCTCCCTTGCCTGGCATCGTGCAGTCGGACTCTGAAG GACTCTCGCAAGGAAAAGTGTATCAGATGCCGGTTCCTGTCATCACAGAACAACCCATTCGTCTCTCAATTCATTCTCTTGGCCCGGATTACCGAAGTCACACCAGTTTGCCTCAGGTTGCTTCCGCCCCTCCTGCCACGCATTCTCCTGAAAATAGTTCAACAGTGGCAACTAGGTTAACATGTTTTATGCAACAGCATGCTCATAATATCCCTTCAAGCATGTCACAACCTGCCATGGTGGCACCCCCACCTTGTCACCCCACGTCATTAACATCATTATTGACTGCAAACCCAGGATTTCCATCATTTCCTGTCCTCCCGGACTCGCTCCGAGCAGCCCTTCCGCAGGCTCCTGCCGTTTCTGCTCCAGAGATTGTGGTACACCCCGTTTGCTCAGAGTACTCAGAGCCTAATCCAGAATCTCAGCTCAAAAGCGAGCTCACTGACCAATCGCCAATACGACCACGTCCAGCCATCCCATATTCAACACGTCCTCAACCCAAAcaaccccaagtcaacgTTATGTCGAACCCTTACGACGCGATCGCAAAGGTGTTGAGAACCCGAGACTGGAATGAACATTCGATTAGCCATTTGTACCTATACCgtcaggaagcattccattTTGATATTGTTTATCTAGGGAAGAATTCAAGCAGGATTTCTACGAGCAAGCGCGGGGCTTTCAAAACGAAATGTCATTGCCAAATGTAA